In Aridibaculum aurantiacum, the following proteins share a genomic window:
- a CDS encoding murein L,D-transpeptidase catalytic domain family protein: MPKKLWITLVALVLVSFGVTAYKAKNEVIVKASFETGTDSLASTEVVANDAVSSEKMRFTALYDVLNLQNLKLNKQAFQLAINGYSKLKTQGKIKNDLLTIIDFSQPSTSKRMYIIDMKKNKLVRHSHVAHGRNTGLLMATTFSNKAESYQSSLGFYVTSETYIGKHGLSLRLDGVERNINDNARARAIVVHGADYANESFYKSTGYLGRSFGCPAVPTKDAPEIIQNIKNGSCMFIYSTDKGYLKQSSLI; encoded by the coding sequence ATGCCCAAAAAATTATGGATTACCCTCGTAGCTCTGGTTCTTGTGTCATTTGGCGTAACAGCGTATAAAGCAAAAAATGAGGTTATAGTAAAAGCAAGTTTTGAAACTGGTACTGATTCTTTGGCTTCTACAGAAGTAGTAGCTAATGATGCAGTTTCTTCTGAGAAAATGCGCTTTACTGCACTATACGATGTGCTAAACCTGCAAAACCTCAAGTTGAACAAACAGGCTTTTCAGCTTGCTATAAATGGATATTCTAAACTTAAAACACAAGGAAAGATAAAGAATGACTTGTTGACCATCATCGATTTTAGCCAACCCAGCACCAGCAAGCGGATGTATATAATAGATATGAAGAAAAACAAACTGGTTAGGCATTCGCATGTTGCGCATGGCCGCAACACCGGGTTGTTGATGGCAACTACCTTTTCTAACAAAGCGGAATCATATCAAAGCAGTCTTGGTTTTTATGTTACTTCAGAAACATATATAGGTAAACATGGCTTGTCACTACGTTTAGATGGTGTAGAAAGAAACATCAATGATAATGCAAGAGCAAGGGCTATCGTGGTTCACGGCGCAGATTATGCCAATGAATCATTTTATAAATCTACTGGTTACCTTGGACGTAGTTTTGGATGTCCTGCAGTGCCTACAAAAGATGCACCCGAGATCATTCAAAACATAAAAAACGGCAGTTGCATGTTTATTTACTCTACTGACAAGGGTTACCTTAAGCAATCATCTTTAATATAA
- the infA gene encoding translation initiation factor IF-1, with the protein MSKQALIKQDGSIIEALSNAMFRVKLENGHEIIATISGKMRMNYIRILPGDKVGVEMSPYDLSRGRIIFRYK; encoded by the coding sequence ATGTCTAAACAAGCACTGATAAAACAAGATGGGTCAATCATAGAAGCTTTGTCCAATGCAATGTTTCGGGTGAAGTTGGAAAATGGTCATGAGATCATTGCCACCATCAGCGGTAAAATGAGAATGAATTACATACGAATTTTACCTGGCGACAAAGTAGGAGTAGAGATGAGCCCGTACGATTTGAGCCGTGGACGTATCATTTTCAGGTATAAATAG
- the rpmJ gene encoding 50S ribosomal protein L36 gives MKVRASIKKRSADCKIVRRKGKLYIVNKKNPRYKQRQG, from the coding sequence ATGAAAGTTAGAGCATCTATTAAAAAGCGTAGTGCAGATTGCAAGATCGTGAGAAGAAAAGGCAAGCTGTACATTGTAAACAAAAAGAACCCTCGCTACAAGCAGCGCCAGGGGTAA
- the rpsM gene encoding 30S ribosomal protein S13, with translation MARIAGIDLPKSKRGEIGLTYIYGIGLSTAQYILDKAGIDRSKKVNTWNDEEQTAIRNIINNEIKVEGALRSETQMNIKRLLDIACYRGLRHRKGLPLRGQRTRTNSRTRKGKRKTVAGKKKAPKK, from the coding sequence ATGGCTCGTATTGCCGGTATAGATTTACCAAAAAGTAAAAGAGGCGAAATAGGTCTTACCTATATCTATGGTATAGGTCTTTCTACAGCCCAGTACATTCTTGACAAAGCTGGAATTGACCGTAGCAAGAAAGTGAACACCTGGAACGATGAAGAGCAAACTGCTATCCGTAATATCATCAACAATGAGATTAAGGTAGAAGGTGCACTTCGTAGCGAAACTCAAATGAACATTAAGCGTTTGTTGGATATCGCTTGTTACCGTGGTCTTCGTCATCGTAAAGGTTTACCTCTTCGCGGACAAAGAACCCGTACTAACAGCCGTACCAGGAAAGGTAAGCGTAAGACAGTTGCCGGTAAAAAGAAGGCACCTAAGAAATAA
- the rpsK gene encoding 30S ribosomal protein S11, translating to MAKNQRQDSAKAAAKKRVVKVDAYGDAHISATFNNIIISLTNKNGQVISWASAGKMGFRGSKKNTPYAAQLAAQDCAKVALEAGLKRVDVYVKGPGSGREGAIRALANSGIEVTMIKDVTPLPHNGCRPPKKRRV from the coding sequence ATGGCTAAAAATCAAAGACAAGACAGCGCAAAAGCAGCTGCCAAGAAAAGAGTAGTGAAAGTGGACGCTTACGGCGACGCTCATATCAGCGCTACATTCAACAACATCATTATCTCTCTTACCAACAAGAATGGCCAGGTTATTAGCTGGGCTAGTGCTGGTAAAATGGGATTCCGTGGTTCTAAAAAGAACACTCCTTACGCTGCACAGCTAGCTGCACAAGATTGCGCTAAAGTAGCTTTGGAAGCAGGATTGAAGAGAGTAGACGTTTATGTAAAAGGTCCTGGTTCAGGTAGAGAAGGTGCTATCCGCGCTTTGGCTAACAGCGGTATCGAAGTAACCATGATCAAAGACGTTACCCCATTACCTCACAACGGTTGTCGTCCTCCTAAGAAGAGAAGAGTATAA
- the rpsD gene encoding 30S ribosomal protein S4 gives MARYTGPKTKISRIFGEPILGNGKWLSKNSNPPGIHGAQRKRKQLGEYALQLKEKQKAKYTYGLLEKQFRNTFTEAARRKGVTGENLIKLLEARLDNTIFRLGIAPSRPAARQLVSHKHVTVNGEVVNIPSFQLKPGDIIGLKEKSSVNTAVTSAIRGKNQKFSWLDWNEAELRGTFIAYPERESVPENIKEQLIVELYSK, from the coding sequence ATGGCAAGGTACACAGGTCCCAAGACCAAGATCTCAAGAATTTTTGGAGAGCCTATCTTAGGCAACGGTAAGTGGTTGAGCAAAAACAGCAACCCTCCGGGTATCCACGGTGCTCAGCGTAAGCGTAAGCAACTGGGTGAATACGCACTTCAGTTGAAAGAAAAGCAAAAAGCTAAGTACACTTATGGTTTGCTTGAAAAGCAATTCCGTAACACTTTCACCGAAGCTGCACGTCGTAAAGGCGTAACTGGTGAAAACCTTATCAAACTTCTGGAAGCACGTTTAGATAACACTATCTTCCGTTTAGGTATTGCTCCTAGCCGTCCTGCTGCACGCCAGCTGGTTAGCCACAAGCACGTTACTGTAAATGGTGAAGTTGTAAACATTCCTTCTTTCCAATTAAAGCCAGGTGATATCATCGGTCTTAAAGAAAAGAGCTCTGTTAACACTGCTGTTACAAGTGCTATCCGTGGTAAAAACCAAAAGTTCTCTTGGTTAGACTGGAACGAGGCTGAACTAAGAGGTACTTTTATAGCTTACCCTGAGCGTGAAAGTGTTCCTGAGAACATCAAGGAGCAACTGATCGTGGAATTGTACAGTAAGTAA
- a CDS encoding DNA-directed RNA polymerase subunit alpha: MAILNFQKPDKIVLQKANDFEAQFEFRPLEPGYGLTIGNALRRVLLSSLEGYAIVGIKIEGAEHEFATLRGVTEDVTEIILNLKQVRFKKKVEGEVGTERITLNIKNQTEFTAGMIGDATQGFEVMNPQLLICTMDNSSKLDIEITIAKGRGYVPAEDNRVKDSVFGYIPIDSIHTPIKNVKYSIENTRVEQRTDFEKLLMDVQTDGTIHPEEAVKQASRILIQHLMIITDENITFDNKEEKKEDLVDEQTLQLRKILKTPLEDLDLSVRAFNCLKAAKINSLSELVQYEQEDLMKFRNFGQKSLSEIEQVLNERGLGFGMDLSKMGIDKEDY, translated from the coding sequence ATGGCCATTTTAAATTTCCAAAAGCCCGATAAAATCGTTCTTCAGAAGGCAAACGACTTTGAAGCACAATTTGAATTCCGTCCATTGGAGCCAGGTTACGGCCTGACCATTGGAAATGCTCTTCGCAGAGTATTACTTAGTTCATTGGAGGGTTACGCCATTGTAGGTATAAAAATCGAAGGTGCAGAGCATGAATTTGCTACCCTTCGTGGTGTTACAGAAGATGTAACTGAAATCATCCTGAACCTAAAGCAGGTGCGTTTCAAGAAGAAAGTAGAAGGCGAGGTTGGAACTGAAAGGATCACATTGAACATCAAGAATCAAACTGAATTTACAGCAGGTATGATTGGCGATGCTACACAGGGTTTTGAAGTAATGAACCCTCAATTGCTGATCTGTACTATGGATAACAGCTCTAAACTAGATATAGAGATCACTATTGCTAAAGGTCGTGGATACGTTCCGGCTGAAGACAATCGTGTGAAAGATTCAGTTTTCGGGTATATTCCTATTGATAGTATTCATACTCCGATCAAGAATGTAAAGTACAGCATCGAGAACACTCGTGTTGAACAAAGAACCGACTTCGAAAAACTGTTGATGGACGTTCAGACAGATGGTACCATCCATCCTGAGGAAGCTGTTAAACAAGCTTCTCGTATCCTGATCCAGCACCTGATGATCATCACTGATGAGAACATCACTTTCGACAACAAAGAAGAGAAGAAAGAAGACCTGGTAGACGAGCAAACACTGCAACTGCGCAAGATCCTGAAGACTCCATTGGAAGATCTTGACCTGAGCGTACGTGCATTTAACTGTTTGAAAGCTGCTAAGATCAATAGCCTGAGCGAACTGGTACAATACGAGCAGGAAGACCTTATGAAATTCAGAAACTTCGGTCAGAAATCACTTTCTGAGATCGAGCAAGTACTGAACGAAAGAGGCCTTGGCTTCGGAATGGATCTGAGCAAAATGGGTATAGATAAGGAAGATTATTAA
- the rplQ gene encoding 50S ribosomal protein L17: MRHGDKINNLGRTASHRKALLSNLASQLIAHKRITTTLAKAKALRTYVEPLITKAKENSTHQRRIVFSYLQDKESIKELFDVIRPKVEARPGGYTRIIKLGARHGDNAELAMIELVDYNEVYGKGVGETKEPAKRTRRAGGGRKKAATAAEGTTTPASDAEATAPATETTETSEENKAAE, translated from the coding sequence ATGCGTCACGGAGACAAAATCAACAATTTAGGCCGCACAGCGAGCCACCGCAAAGCGTTGCTTAGCAACCTTGCATCTCAACTGATCGCTCACAAGCGTATCACTACTACATTGGCAAAAGCTAAAGCTTTGCGTACTTATGTAGAGCCACTGATAACTAAAGCAAAAGAAAACAGCACGCACCAGCGTCGTATCGTTTTCAGCTACCTGCAAGACAAAGAATCAATCAAAGAACTTTTTGATGTGATCCGTCCAAAGGTTGAAGCTCGTCCAGGTGGTTACACTCGTATCATCAAGTTGGGTGCTCGTCATGGTGACAACGCTGAACTGGCAATGATTGAACTAGTTGACTACAACGAAGTTTACGGAAAAGGTGTTGGTGAAACTAAAGAGCCTGCTAAGCGTACACGTCGTGCTGGTGGTGGTCGTAAAAAAGCTGCAACTGCAGCTGAAGGTACTACTACACCTGCTTCTGATGCTGAAGCAACAGCTCCTGCTACTGAAACCACAGAAACTTCAGAAGAAAATAAAGCTGCTGAGTAA
- the carA gene encoding glutamine-hydrolyzing carbamoyl-phosphate synthase small subunit, which translates to MNNQAPAVLLLEDGTIYHGKAFGKIGTTTGEICFNTGMTGYQEVFTDPSYYGQIVIMNNVHVGNYGVKDSDIESDSVKIQGLIGRNLEELYSRRQAKGSLDEYLKENGIVSIEDVDTRALVAHVRTTGAMNCIISSEVLDEQKLKEMLAEVPSMAGLELASKVSTKEAYEQGDPNSPIKIAVIDYGVKQNILTCMTSRGAHVKVFPSNASLSDMKAFNPQGYFISNGPGDPAAMDYAVNTVKEVLAEEKPVFGICLGHQLLALANDIPTYKMHHGHRGLNHPVLNVNTGKCEITTQNHGFGVDPEAVRRNPNIEITHINLNDDSVEGIRLKDKPAFSVQYHPESFPGPHDSRYLFDDFIESVKTRL; encoded by the coding sequence ATGAATAATCAAGCTCCCGCTGTACTGCTACTAGAAGATGGAACCATTTACCACGGCAAGGCATTTGGTAAAATTGGTACTACCACCGGTGAAATATGTTTCAACACCGGTATGACTGGTTACCAGGAAGTTTTTACCGATCCAAGTTATTATGGGCAGATCGTTATCATGAACAATGTGCACGTAGGTAATTACGGCGTGAAGGATTCAGATATAGAAAGTGATTCTGTAAAGATCCAGGGGTTGATCGGTCGCAACCTGGAAGAGTTGTATAGCCGCAGGCAAGCCAAAGGATCTTTGGATGAATACCTAAAGGAAAATGGCATTGTGTCAATAGAAGATGTAGATACGAGGGCACTTGTAGCACATGTAAGAACTACAGGTGCTATGAACTGTATCATTTCATCTGAGGTTCTAGACGAGCAGAAACTAAAGGAGATGCTAGCTGAAGTACCTAGCATGGCCGGACTGGAATTGGCATCAAAGGTTTCAACCAAAGAAGCTTACGAACAAGGTGATCCTAATTCTCCTATCAAAATTGCAGTTATTGATTATGGTGTGAAGCAAAACATTCTTACTTGTATGACATCTCGTGGTGCGCATGTAAAGGTGTTTCCTTCGAATGCTTCACTGTCTGATATGAAAGCCTTCAATCCGCAGGGTTATTTTATTTCTAATGGTCCTGGCGACCCGGCTGCTATGGATTATGCGGTTAATACAGTAAAAGAAGTGCTTGCCGAAGAGAAGCCTGTTTTTGGTATTTGCCTTGGCCACCAATTGCTGGCGCTAGCTAATGATATTCCTACTTACAAAATGCACCATGGACACCGCGGGTTAAATCACCCGGTTCTAAATGTAAATACAGGTAAATGTGAAATAACTACGCAAAACCATGGTTTTGGTGTAGACCCGGAAGCTGTGCGTAGGAACCCGAACATCGAGATCACGCACATCAACCTGAATGATGATAGCGTAGAAGGAATTCGTTTGAAAGACAAACCAGCTTTCAGTGTTCAATATCATCCTGAAAGTTTTCCTGGGCCGCACGATAGCAGGTATTTGTTTGACGACTTCATTGAAAGTGTAAAGACAAGATTGTAA
- the aroQ gene encoding type II 3-dehydroquinate dehydratase translates to MKIAIINGPNLNLLGKREPGIYGSETFEGFLDQLRKEYPAVNFTFFQTNVEGELINYLQQVGFDHDGIILNPGGYTHTSVALGDAIAAITTPVIEVHISNVHAREEFRKISHVSAKARGTISGLGLKGYALAVQFFLDK, encoded by the coding sequence ATGAAAATTGCAATCATCAACGGGCCTAACCTCAATTTGCTGGGCAAACGTGAGCCGGGTATTTACGGTAGCGAAACATTTGAAGGTTTTCTTGATCAACTGCGTAAGGAGTATCCTGCTGTCAATTTTACTTTTTTTCAAACCAATGTAGAAGGGGAGTTGATCAATTATTTGCAGCAAGTGGGCTTTGATCATGATGGTATCATACTTAATCCCGGTGGCTACACACATACTTCGGTGGCTTTAGGAGATGCTATTGCAGCTATCACCACTCCTGTTATTGAAGTACACATCAGCAATGTACATGCAAGGGAAGAGTTCAGGAAGATATCGCATGTGTCAGCAAAGGCACGTGGTACTATAAGCGGGCTTGGCTTAAAGGGATATGCACTTGCGGTGCAGTTTTTCCTGGATAAGTAA